A single genomic interval of Thermoplasmata archaeon harbors:
- a CDS encoding ATP-dependent helicase → MGIRFVTKRHTLEEMLSLMHPLVRDWFRGKFRELTEPQALAIPLIHAQENVLISSPTGSGKTLTAFLSIINELLVLQESGKLEDRIYCIYISPLKALANDIEKNLQAPLRELRALAKSRGGEGPRIRVAVRSGDTSAYERQKMARLPPHLFITTPESLSMVLSAPRFRENFMGVRYVIVDEIHEVCSSKRGVLLSLTLERLQAYCSSEFTRIGLSATQAPITEIAKFLVGYDNRGRLRPVSIAVASAQKGLDLSILCPVEDLSAVPYEVANWKMYDKLKELIEKHRTTLIFTNTRSGTETVVHKLKERGVEGIAAHHGSLSKETRLEVEEGLRSGKLRAVVCSTSLELGIDIGHIDLVCQIGSPKSIAKGIQRIGRAGHGVYETPKGRIIVFDNDDLVECSVLVKNAYAGNIDRIQIPKGCLDVLAQTLVGMSLERRWGAEEALALIRRSYCYRDMPEERFYSVLSYLAGRHSLEGEAYAKISYRDEDRTFGIRKGSRMIFFLNGGTIPEESSYKVFSEKGVPLGTLSEKFVERLRSGDIFLLGGKTYEFDRSRGMKVFVKDARGRRPTVPSWSGEMLPRTFDLSLEIGRFRAEMAKRLVSKSGEGLQEWLMKEYRCDPGSAKSIISYFKEQLAISPKIPTDRRLVIEGYRDGRGNFNLIFHYCFGRRTNDALSRAYAYALTKEYGVNASISLSDDGFLITLPKEIPLKKIEKLVTPENLERLLRASVKGTELFKQRFRHCAMRSFMILRNYKGREIPVSRQLYHASRILELLDDEEFPVMAETFNEIFQDAMDIEGAMKVVEGIKKGRLEVCYQGPTDLPSPFAHSLVLMGISDIVLMEDRSALLRELHRRVLSRAFQESGAMAPRFSVEDVRAYFRGKEMRIDQKADILYIMRRVGPLNLLQQKGRNVYDLSNVDFETTKRWALELIRDGQAVFAWCNGPVWVPAEELPAYYAIYADKRKPGSAEKRVLLMLKRGKKLPYDAGSQAALRRLEQAYLVERLPDDPDGRPVYKPRDVSRIPRVDLQNALRRRVLQTLEFGGPMSLAELAFALALDEASVEQVLTSLEEEGQVSSGSFTEASGATQYMLTKDRLRLEARTNGARTFDESQVMQFLLKKQFYGFQSINDYFSRLYEAGMAYDLFNRLESFDLETWWEMRRKGEVLNGRFFHGRVGYIRASDAPLYVSVYRKEQLSQLDEEVLMFFRKNPGSTFSELVEGFSEKRVSREELKEALDKLDRNLYLVRGFFEKREWSSRNRYFCFDIEGGEKGAEEKLLIRVLEAYGPLHIGGIKSATGFDYDFLVEKLQQLEERGEVERIISVGTSPIDLYILKRELPELERVMPGEVRDRMRILSLYDPYVRRLWAEVANRYGEGWFFPVIKNGILIGMVEKWQMSGCVDVRDISLDDTSLLPELLDELDFVMGYYRSMGTDIIRVRRVFGKSIDELERRHLDTFLSKGYQVVQGNLLKGEFVPNVFPKGKALAYLLWKQHIHPENRFKHTLEAAQYMGGLRSDFEAGIRVQLFTPLWRLVRAGALLSCLGIPEHLLNCLPSDVLLYKKAKNRPVDEEMREVLGAIPLYTPISRADLSRRVSLSHEAFSEALKKLYAGLFVIRDSKNRYVLTKESQLTVEEARRRVLRRIVENFGLVNAEALSAYVKHEFKMAELRGLLKEWENEGWLVKGYLVEGSEALFWIIKEDLDKVPQMEFRERVVLSPSDALSHYMAQEIRDRFGMGACFVVLDGTEMTGAFKATVRAGVLTITQMIGERTEEAAREFARRWGLRIEFSEKDAGRPTDEWELISWYERRFLKKTEERAEEKEAEAGEGAGGDVSPEGGGGAGEEVVEDGEEEAGLIGEVKGFSVRRSNGPGEELRERSLPQREMGEGPEKGKRGERRRGGKEESYFR, encoded by the coding sequence TTGGGCATTAGGTTCGTAACGAAGAGGCACACGCTCGAGGAGATGCTCTCTCTGATGCATCCCCTGGTCAGGGATTGGTTCAGGGGGAAGTTCAGGGAGCTGACCGAGCCGCAGGCCCTAGCCATCCCCCTGATTCATGCTCAGGAGAATGTGCTGATATCTTCGCCAACTGGTAGCGGGAAGACCCTCACCGCTTTTCTATCCATAATCAACGAGCTTCTGGTACTTCAGGAGAGCGGGAAGCTGGAGGACAGAATCTACTGTATTTACATATCCCCACTGAAGGCCTTGGCAAACGACATCGAGAAGAACCTCCAAGCCCCCCTCAGGGAGCTGAGGGCGCTTGCGAAATCCAGGGGCGGGGAGGGGCCGCGCATAAGGGTCGCGGTCCGCTCGGGCGACACCAGCGCCTATGAGAGGCAGAAGATGGCAAGGCTCCCCCCCCACCTCTTCATCACTACGCCAGAATCGCTCTCGATGGTGCTCTCCGCGCCCAGATTCCGGGAGAACTTCATGGGCGTCCGCTATGTTATTGTGGACGAAATCCACGAGGTGTGCAGCTCGAAGAGGGGGGTTCTCCTCTCCCTAACCCTCGAGAGGCTGCAGGCGTACTGTAGTAGCGAGTTCACTCGGATAGGGCTCTCGGCCACCCAGGCCCCAATCACAGAGATAGCTAAGTTCCTAGTCGGATACGACAATAGGGGGAGGCTCAGGCCCGTGTCCATCGCCGTCGCAAGTGCGCAGAAAGGCCTAGACCTGAGCATCCTCTGCCCAGTGGAGGACCTGAGCGCCGTTCCCTACGAAGTCGCGAACTGGAAGATGTACGACAAACTGAAGGAGCTAATCGAGAAACACAGGACAACCCTGATATTCACAAACACGCGGAGCGGGACGGAGACAGTGGTCCACAAGCTAAAAGAGAGGGGTGTGGAGGGCATCGCCGCCCACCACGGCAGCTTGAGCAAGGAGACCCGGCTCGAGGTCGAGGAGGGGCTCAGGAGCGGGAAACTCAGAGCTGTGGTCTGCTCGACATCGCTGGAGCTGGGAATAGACATCGGCCACATAGACCTAGTCTGCCAGATCGGCTCCCCCAAGTCGATTGCGAAGGGTATTCAGCGGATAGGGAGGGCCGGGCACGGGGTCTATGAAACGCCGAAAGGTAGAATCATTGTGTTCGACAACGACGACCTCGTGGAGTGCTCGGTGTTGGTCAAAAACGCCTATGCAGGTAACATAGACAGAATTCAGATACCAAAGGGCTGCCTGGACGTACTCGCTCAGACATTGGTCGGAATGTCTCTCGAGAGGCGCTGGGGCGCGGAGGAGGCGCTTGCGCTCATCAGGCGCTCCTACTGCTACCGGGACATGCCGGAGGAGCGGTTCTACTCCGTGCTCAGCTATCTCGCGGGCAGACACTCGCTCGAGGGTGAGGCCTATGCGAAAATTTCCTACAGAGATGAGGATCGGACCTTCGGAATCCGGAAGGGCAGTAGGATGATTTTTTTCCTTAACGGGGGAACGATTCCTGAGGAGTCTTCCTACAAGGTCTTCTCAGAGAAGGGCGTACCGCTCGGCACCCTCTCCGAGAAGTTTGTCGAGAGGCTGAGGAGCGGGGACATTTTTCTTCTGGGGGGGAAGACCTACGAGTTCGACCGATCGCGCGGAATGAAGGTCTTTGTCAAGGACGCCCGGGGCAGGAGACCTACAGTTCCATCCTGGAGCGGTGAGATGCTCCCCCGCACATTCGACCTCTCGCTCGAGATTGGGAGGTTCAGGGCGGAGATGGCCAAGCGTCTCGTTTCGAAATCAGGTGAAGGGCTGCAGGAATGGCTGATGAAGGAATACAGATGCGACCCCGGGTCGGCGAAAAGCATCATTAGTTACTTTAAGGAGCAGCTCGCCATCTCTCCGAAAATACCCACCGACCGGCGCCTGGTCATAGAGGGGTACAGGGATGGTAGGGGGAACTTCAATCTAATTTTCCACTACTGCTTCGGCAGAAGAACAAACGACGCCCTCTCGAGGGCCTACGCCTATGCGCTGACGAAGGAGTACGGAGTCAACGCCTCTATATCCCTATCCGATGATGGCTTCCTTATCACTCTGCCGAAGGAAATACCTCTCAAGAAAATCGAGAAGCTGGTGACCCCGGAGAACCTCGAGAGACTTTTGAGGGCCTCAGTGAAGGGCACGGAGCTCTTCAAGCAGAGGTTCAGGCACTGCGCGATGCGCAGCTTCATGATTCTCAGAAACTACAAGGGGAGGGAGATACCGGTCTCGCGCCAGCTCTACCACGCCTCCCGGATTCTGGAGCTGCTGGACGACGAGGAGTTCCCGGTCATGGCGGAGACATTCAACGAGATATTTCAGGATGCGATGGACATTGAGGGTGCAATGAAGGTCGTGGAGGGAATAAAGAAGGGGCGACTTGAGGTTTGCTACCAGGGCCCAACGGATCTGCCCTCGCCCTTCGCGCACAGTCTCGTGCTTATGGGTATATCGGACATTGTGCTCATGGAAGACCGATCCGCGCTCCTGAGGGAGTTGCACAGACGTGTGCTGAGCAGGGCATTTCAGGAAAGCGGCGCAATGGCGCCACGCTTCTCGGTCGAGGACGTGAGAGCTTACTTCCGTGGAAAGGAGATGAGGATTGACCAGAAGGCGGACATCCTCTACATCATGCGCAGGGTCGGGCCCTTGAACCTCCTCCAGCAGAAGGGCAGGAACGTTTACGATCTATCCAACGTTGACTTCGAAACAACGAAGAGGTGGGCACTGGAGCTGATTCGGGACGGTCAGGCTGTTTTTGCGTGGTGCAATGGACCAGTCTGGGTGCCAGCGGAGGAGCTGCCAGCGTACTACGCGATCTACGCTGACAAGAGGAAGCCCGGTAGCGCCGAGAAGCGGGTGCTCTTGATGCTGAAGAGGGGGAAGAAGCTTCCCTACGATGCGGGCTCCCAGGCGGCTCTGAGGAGGCTGGAACAGGCCTATCTTGTCGAAAGGTTGCCCGACGACCCCGACGGCCGCCCCGTTTACAAGCCGAGAGATGTCTCCAGAATTCCTCGGGTGGACCTCCAGAACGCGCTCCGCCGGAGGGTGCTACAGACGCTCGAGTTCGGCGGCCCGATGTCGCTCGCGGAGCTCGCCTTTGCGCTCGCCTTAGACGAGGCATCGGTGGAACAGGTGCTCACATCCCTCGAGGAGGAGGGGCAGGTTTCTTCGGGGAGCTTCACGGAGGCCTCTGGCGCCACACAGTACATGCTGACGAAGGACCGCCTCCGGCTTGAGGCTAGGACGAACGGGGCCCGAACTTTTGACGAAAGCCAAGTAATGCAATTCCTGCTGAAGAAACAGTTCTATGGTTTCCAGAGCATAAACGATTACTTTAGCAGGCTCTACGAGGCGGGGATGGCATACGACCTATTCAACCGCTTGGAGAGCTTTGACCTAGAGACCTGGTGGGAGATGAGGAGGAAGGGCGAGGTCTTGAACGGCAGATTCTTCCACGGGCGGGTCGGGTATATCAGGGCCTCGGACGCGCCTCTTTATGTTTCTGTATATAGAAAAGAGCAGCTCTCCCAGCTGGACGAGGAGGTGCTAATGTTCTTCAGGAAGAACCCGGGCTCAACATTCTCCGAGCTAGTCGAGGGCTTCTCTGAAAAAAGAGTATCAAGGGAGGAGCTAAAGGAGGCGCTGGACAAGCTCGACCGGAATCTCTATTTGGTCCGAGGCTTTTTCGAGAAGCGCGAGTGGTCCTCGAGGAACCGGTATTTCTGCTTTGACATTGAAGGTGGAGAGAAAGGGGCTGAGGAGAAGCTACTGATTCGCGTTCTAGAGGCCTATGGACCGCTCCACATAGGCGGCATTAAAAGCGCCACGGGCTTCGACTACGATTTTCTCGTTGAGAAGCTGCAGCAGCTTGAGGAGCGGGGCGAGGTGGAGAGGATAATCTCGGTTGGGACGTCGCCCATCGACCTTTACATCCTGAAGAGGGAGCTTCCCGAGCTTGAGAGGGTGATGCCGGGCGAGGTCAGGGACAGGATGAGAATTCTCTCTCTCTACGACCCATACGTCCGTCGGCTCTGGGCGGAGGTAGCAAACCGCTATGGTGAAGGCTGGTTCTTCCCAGTTATCAAGAATGGCATCCTGATCGGAATGGTGGAGAAGTGGCAGATGAGCGGCTGCGTGGACGTGAGGGACATAAGCCTTGACGACACCTCTCTCCTCCCCGAGCTTCTCGATGAATTGGACTTCGTGATGGGCTACTACCGCTCTATGGGCACGGACATCATCCGCGTCAGGAGGGTTTTCGGCAAGTCCATTGATGAGCTGGAGCGGCGTCACCTCGACACATTCCTTTCGAAGGGCTACCAGGTCGTTCAGGGCAATCTGCTCAAAGGGGAGTTTGTTCCAAATGTCTTTCCTAAGGGAAAGGCGCTGGCGTACCTACTCTGGAAGCAGCACATCCACCCAGAAAACAGGTTCAAGCATACCCTCGAGGCCGCCCAATACATGGGTGGATTGCGCTCGGACTTCGAGGCTGGTATCAGGGTCCAGCTCTTCACCCCCCTCTGGAGGCTGGTGAGAGCCGGTGCGCTCCTTTCATGCCTCGGAATTCCGGAGCACCTCCTGAACTGCCTCCCCTCGGATGTTCTCCTATATAAAAAGGCGAAGAACCGGCCCGTGGACGAGGAAATGCGCGAGGTGCTCGGGGCGATACCTCTCTACACACCGATATCTCGCGCAGATCTGAGCCGGAGGGTCTCGCTCTCGCATGAGGCCTTCTCAGAGGCTCTGAAGAAGCTCTACGCCGGTTTATTTGTGATTCGGGACTCCAAGAACCGCTATGTGCTGACCAAAGAATCCCAGCTCACGGTTGAGGAGGCGAGGCGGCGGGTGCTGAGGAGAATCGTAGAGAACTTCGGTCTCGTGAACGCAGAGGCCCTCTCGGCCTATGTCAAGCACGAGTTCAAGATGGCGGAGCTCCGGGGACTGCTAAAGGAGTGGGAGAACGAAGGCTGGCTGGTCAAGGGCTATCTGGTCGAAGGCTCCGAGGCCCTTTTCTGGATCATCAAAGAAGACCTCGATAAAGTGCCCCAGATGGAGTTCAGAGAGAGGGTGGTTCTGAGCCCTTCTGACGCCCTCTCACACTACATGGCCCAAGAGATAAGAGACCGCTTCGGGATGGGCGCGTGTTTCGTCGTGTTGGATGGAACGGAGATGACCGGGGCCTTCAAAGCCACCGTGCGAGCTGGTGTTCTCACCATAACCCAGATGATCGGGGAGCGCACGGAAGAGGCCGCTAGGGAGTTTGCGCGGAGGTGGGGACTGAGAATTGAGTTCTCAGAAAAGGACGCCGGGCGTCCTACTGACGAGTGGGAGCTGATCAGCTGGTACGAGAGGCGGTTCCTGAAAAAAACAGAGGAGAGGGCTGAGGAAAAAGAGGCCGAGGCCGGGGAGGGCGCCGGGGGCGACGTATCCCCGGAGGGTGGCGGGGGAGCGGGCGAGGAGGTGGTCGAGGACGGGGAGGAGGAAGCGGGGCTCATTGGCGAGGTAAAAGGCTTTTCGGTCCGGCGCTCCAACGGGCCAGGGGAGGAGCTCAGGGAACGGTCTCTCCCGCAGCGGGAGATGGGGGAGGGACCCGAAAAAGGGAAGAGAGGCGAAAGGAGGCGAGGTGGAAAGGAAGAGAGTTATTTCCGGTAA
- a CDS encoding ATP-binding cassette domain-containing protein, producing the protein MAIIEARGLTRTFGRIRAVDGLDLSIERGEIFGLLGPNGAGKTTTIGMLCTIIKPTSGTASVAGHDIVRDPAGVRRKVGIVFQDPTLDTVLTGRENLELHGMLYGIPREVRRRRIQELLELVDLVDRADDVTRTYSGGMRRRLELARGLLHRPAVLFLDEPTLGLDPQTRARTWEYIKKMASTEQTTVVLTTHYMEEAEQVCDRIGIIDHGKIIALGKPSELRDALGGYMVVLKVRDPPVEKIRALPYVSDVKLNAGLVEIAMREAHLHLPDLLSRVPGVECVETRVPTLNDVFIKLTGRDIRDESGEDSGGWVESVARFRQRGR; encoded by the coding sequence ATGGCCATCATAGAAGCGAGGGGACTGACCCGTACATTCGGCAGAATTCGGGCTGTGGACGGCCTCGACCTGAGCATCGAGAGGGGCGAGATATTCGGCCTGCTAGGTCCAAACGGCGCTGGCAAGACGACGACGATAGGGATGCTCTGCACAATCATCAAACCGACCTCAGGAACCGCCAGCGTCGCCGGGCACGACATCGTCCGCGACCCGGCCGGGGTTAGGAGAAAGGTGGGCATCGTCTTCCAGGACCCCACGCTCGACACTGTTCTCACGGGCAGGGAGAATCTCGAGCTGCACGGGATGCTCTATGGAATTCCGCGGGAGGTCAGGCGGAGGAGAATTCAGGAGCTGTTGGAACTCGTGGACCTCGTGGACAGGGCGGACGACGTCACCCGGACCTACTCCGGAGGAATGAGGAGGAGGCTGGAGCTCGCGCGCGGGCTGCTGCACAGGCCAGCGGTCCTGTTCCTCGACGAGCCAACGCTCGGCCTGGACCCCCAGACGCGGGCCAGGACCTGGGAATACATAAAGAAAATGGCGAGCACGGAGCAGACCACTGTCGTCCTGACCACGCACTACATGGAGGAGGCGGAGCAGGTCTGCGACCGGATTGGAATAATTGACCATGGAAAGATAATCGCCCTCGGGAAGCCCTCCGAGCTCAGGGATGCCCTCGGGGGCTACATGGTCGTTCTTAAGGTCAGGGACCCGCCCGTTGAGAAAATAAGAGCCCTCCCCTATGTCTCGGATGTTAAGCTAAACGCGGGTTTGGTCGAGATAGCGATGAGGGAGGCCCACCTCCACCTCCCGGACCTTCTTTCGAGGGTGCCCGGCGTGGAGTGCGTGGAGACGCGTGTCCCGACTCTGAACGACGTCTTTATCAAGCTCACCGGGCGAGACATCAGGGACGAGAGCGGCGAGGACAGCGGCGGCTGGGTCGAGAGCGTGGCGAGGTTCCGGCAGAGGGGGAGGTAG
- a CDS encoding ABC transporter permease → MAGGKEAEQSAGPAGKGGGSRPADGPAPPPHDAEAGLRSGGSSGSVSPSRSTRPAQEGVTEPPALMRELGGVAAVWYREFKVFTRERSRVVSSLVSPLMWLFLFGTGVGSAVDIGGVDYRSYIYPGILAMAVLFGSVFFGLYIVWDRKLDVLKAVLVAPVSRISIFFGKVLGGCTDVIIQASVLLLLSFLFPSVNPWGIPLALLILLVTAIAMVSLGLAIGSLFESLEGFQVVSTFLVFPLFFLSGALFPVDERLPGWLLGAVRLNPLGYTVDGVRGALLGLNTLPIYLDLGAVALFALLMILLGSWLFSRMK, encoded by the coding sequence ATGGCGGGGGGAAAAGAGGCAGAGCAGAGCGCCGGACCGGCCGGCAAGGGCGGGGGCTCCAGACCGGCAGATGGCCCGGCGCCACCACCCCATGATGCAGAGGCAGGGCTCAGGAGCGGCGGCTCCTCTGGCTCTGTCTCCCCCTCCCGAAGCACACGACCGGCGCAAGAGGGGGTCACGGAACCACCGGCTCTGATGCGCGAGCTCGGGGGCGTCGCCGCTGTGTGGTACAGGGAGTTCAAGGTCTTCACGCGCGAGAGGAGCCGGGTGGTCTCGAGCCTCGTCTCGCCCCTGATGTGGCTCTTCCTGTTCGGAACGGGCGTGGGCTCGGCGGTTGATATCGGGGGCGTGGACTACCGGTCCTACATCTACCCGGGGATACTGGCGATGGCCGTGCTCTTCGGCTCGGTCTTCTTCGGGCTCTACATCGTGTGGGACCGGAAGCTCGACGTCCTCAAGGCGGTGCTCGTCGCGCCTGTATCGAGAATAAGCATATTCTTCGGCAAGGTTCTGGGGGGGTGCACCGACGTCATCATCCAGGCCTCTGTACTCCTCCTACTCTCCTTCCTGTTTCCCTCGGTCAACCCCTGGGGCATCCCCCTCGCCCTCCTGATTCTTCTGGTCACGGCGATAGCGATGGTCTCGCTCGGCCTCGCCATCGGCTCCCTCTTCGAGAGCCTCGAGGGCTTTCAGGTCGTCTCAACGTTCCTCGTTTTCCCCCTCTTTTTCCTCTCGGGGGCCCTCTTCCCCGTGGACGAGAGGCTCCCGGGCTGGCTGCTGGGCGCGGTCAGGCTCAACCCGCTCGGCTATACCGTGGACGGGGTTCGCGGCGCCCTCCTCGGTCTAAACACCCTGCCCATCTATCTCGACCTGGGCGCGGTCGCGCTCTTCGCGCTCCTCATGATTCTACTGGGGAGCTGGCTGTTCAGCAGGATGAAGTGA